In the genome of Balneola sp., one region contains:
- the nusB gene encoding transcription antitermination factor NusB, with protein MINRRHVRETVLQSIYAFRQSGDTAQHVVDSIMKEQVGTEKEARRFAEKLFFNTLENEKEFNEIIEAHIQNWDINRLAMIDLIVLRMALCEFIYFEEIPTKVTINEAIEIVKKYSTAKSGRFVNGILDASLLELTKQSKIKKTGRGLIDRSTTK; from the coding sequence ATGATTAATCGTCGCCACGTTCGCGAAACTGTTCTTCAATCTATTTATGCCTTTCGACAAAGCGGAGATACGGCTCAGCATGTAGTTGATTCTATCATGAAAGAGCAAGTAGGTACCGAAAAAGAAGCACGTCGGTTCGCTGAGAAGCTTTTTTTTAACACTCTCGAAAATGAAAAAGAATTCAACGAGATTATTGAAGCCCATATTCAGAATTGGGATATCAATAGGCTCGCTATGATTGATCTTATTGTACTTAGGATGGCATTGTGCGAGTTTATTTATTTCGAAGAGATACCTACTAAGGTGACAATTAATGAGGCTATTGAGATAGTAAAAAAATATTCTACTGCAAAATCTGGTCGTTTCGTGAACGGAATTCTTGACGCTTCGCTTTTAGAACTCACAAAACAAAGTAAGATTAAAAAAACAGGTCGAGGATTGATCGACAGATCAACCACAAAATGA
- a CDS encoding serine/threonine protein phosphatase — MSSTPYEKVAIGDIHGCTKTLDALLQRLDKVFGSSREYIFLGDYVDRGPDSKGTVQMLLDFSESHPCVFLRGNHDAMFMNSYSKRNLLDWFDYGGDATMESYQKGDTDIKIPTHHLQFFADTQLYYNTPDWLFVHGGMPPHQTISEALEDETQYSSFLWRRDHIAEEDNIWEKTVVFGHTPTRVPYVGKNMIGIDTGCVYPHFGKLTALLLPEMEFIQQQRLDF; from the coding sequence ATGAGTTCAACGCCATATGAAAAAGTAGCTATTGGAGATATCCATGGCTGCACAAAAACCCTAGATGCATTATTACAGCGCCTAGACAAGGTGTTTGGTAGCTCCCGAGAGTACATCTTCTTAGGAGACTATGTAGATAGAGGACCAGATTCGAAAGGAACAGTGCAAATGCTTCTTGATTTTTCAGAATCGCATCCTTGTGTGTTTCTAAGGGGAAATCATGATGCAATGTTCATGAATTCCTATTCAAAGAGGAATCTTCTTGACTGGTTTGACTATGGGGGAGATGCTACAATGGAATCTTATCAAAAAGGGGATACTGATATCAAAATCCCTACTCATCATCTTCAATTCTTTGCTGATACACAATTATATTATAATACACCAGACTGGTTATTTGTACATGGTGGTATGCCACCTCATCAAACGATAAGCGAAGCACTGGAAGATGAGACTCAATACAGTAGTTTTCTTTGGAGGAGAGATCATATTGCAGAGGAAGACAATATTTGGGAAAAAACCGTAGTTTTCGGGCATACACCAACCCGGGTTCCATATGTTGGAAAAAACATGATAGGGATTGATACAGGATGTGTATATCCACATTTTGGTAAGCTAACAGCATTGTTACTTCCCGAAATGGAATTTATTCAACAGCAGCGGCTGGACTTTTAA
- the ychF gene encoding redox-regulated ATPase YchF yields the protein MSLKCGIVGLPNVGKSTLFNALSNAGAESANFPFCTIDPNVGQVSIPDSRLLNLAEIASSVNVIPTTIEFVDIAGLVKGAAEGKGKGNAFLSHIREVDLVIHVVRCFEDDDIIHVEGDVDPDRDIAIIESELILKDLESVEKRVENLKKQAKSGDKAIKSQLEVVDKLRAHLEDGNTARTFEVSEEARQAYRDLFLLSAKPVLYACNVGETDLETGNELVEVVKGVAAEFGDEVVMFCAKIEAEIAELDEEEKEMFLEELGVSSAGLDRLIHAAYAELGLITYFTAGPKEARAWTIKKGTKAPQAAGVIHTDFEKGFIRAETIAYDDYIELNGEKGAKEAGKMRQEGKEYTVVDGDVMHFRFNV from the coding sequence ATGAGTTTAAAATGTGGCATCGTTGGTTTACCCAACGTTGGTAAATCGACCTTGTTTAACGCACTGAGTAATGCAGGTGCTGAATCTGCAAATTTTCCTTTTTGTACTATCGACCCAAACGTAGGACAGGTTTCTATTCCTGATTCCCGGTTATTAAATCTAGCTGAGATTGCCAGTTCGGTAAATGTAATTCCCACTACCATTGAATTTGTGGATATAGCAGGCCTGGTAAAGGGAGCTGCTGAAGGAAAGGGAAAAGGAAATGCTTTCTTGTCTCATATTCGAGAGGTTGATTTAGTGATTCACGTAGTTAGGTGTTTTGAAGACGACGATATTATTCATGTAGAAGGAGATGTTGACCCTGATCGTGATATAGCAATCATTGAATCAGAGCTTATTCTGAAAGACCTGGAAAGTGTTGAGAAGAGAGTAGAAAATCTAAAGAAACAGGCAAAGAGTGGTGATAAAGCTATAAAAAGCCAACTTGAAGTAGTTGATAAGCTTCGTGCTCATTTAGAGGATGGAAATACGGCTCGGACTTTTGAGGTTAGTGAGGAAGCGAGGCAAGCTTACAGAGATTTATTTTTGTTATCAGCTAAACCAGTTCTTTATGCATGTAATGTAGGAGAAACCGATTTAGAAACTGGTAATGAATTAGTGGAAGTAGTTAAGGGTGTTGCAGCAGAATTTGGTGATGAAGTAGTTATGTTCTGCGCCAAAATTGAAGCAGAAATAGCAGAGCTTGATGAAGAAGAGAAGGAGATGTTCCTTGAAGAATTGGGAGTTTCAAGTGCAGGCTTAGATCGCTTGATACATGCTGCCTACGCTGAATTGGGTTTGATTACCTACTTTACAGCAGGCCCTAAAGAAGCCCGGGCATGGACTATAAAAAAAGGAACAAAAGCACCTCAGGCTGCCGGGGTTATTCATACCGATTTCGAAAAAGGATTCATTCGCGCAGAGACTATTGCGTATGATGATTACATAGAATTAAATGGAGAGAAAGGAGCGAAAGAGGCAGGTAAAATGCGTCAGGAAGGGAAGGAGTATACTGTTGTTGACGGTGATGTAATGCACTTCCGGTTTAATGTTTAG